GGCCCCGGTGGGGGCTGACGGGGAAGAAGGGGTCCCTGCCACGCCCCTCCAGGACCAGAGAACCAGGGCGTCCAGGCTTCAGTCCCACCGGCTGGACTCCACACACGAGGCAGACGTGTCAGACTCGGAGTCCTGCTGCTCCGCAGCATCGGACGTGGATCACCCGATCCTGCGCAGGGGGCGGAGGAAGACACCGGGACGCTCGTCCAATCCGTGCGTGGATCTCTCAGATGTAGACTCCTGTTCGTCGGCGTCCAGGGTTGGGCCGCTCGCACGCCGTGGCACCAAGAGGGCGGCGGGCTCCGGCCAATCAGACTCGATCCCGGTGGagtctgaggaggaggggaaggactcGTGCGGCTCTGCGGTCTCAGACACCCAGAGAGTGACCCGGAGCCTGAGGAGAAGCACCATCGCTCGCTCCCTCGCTACCCGCCGTGCCGAGGACGCGGGGGACGTGTCAGATGGAGACAGCTgtgcctccagcctctctgccgCCCCGTCCTCGAGCAGACGCCCTGCCCGGGGCAGGACCGGACGCCCCGCCCAGCCCATCCCCATGCACCTGGAGGAGGCCTCGGACCTCCCCCGCTCCCCTACCCCCAGCCGGAGGACCAGGACTCCAGTGGCGGACCCGGGGGCGTGGGACTCGGAGGGCTTCGAATCCGGCCCCAGTGTGACGCCGAGGAGGTCCACCCGGAAACGCACCGCGCACCGATACGCCTGCTCTGGGACGACAGACTCCGACGATTCGTTGAACGTCTCCCCGTCTGTCAgcaccagcagggggaggggcatcccctgtagcagcagcagcagcaaggcTGTCTCCGTCACCAGGCTGTCCGTGGTGGTGGAGAGGACCATAGTCTCTGtcacggaggagaggaggagggggctggaggagggggcctgCCACCTGGGGAAGCTGAGCGTGTCtcggggggcggaggaggagagcgtgCTGGAAGACTCAAAGCTGGACGCCACGATCGGCCCTGAGGATGTGACCCtaactctggaggaggaggaggaggtggtcatTGATCTCATTGACCAGGAGGAAACAGATGCCCCCCAAGGTTTCTGCctagcagaggagagccagagagggagTGTGATCATTTCAGGGGAGGCGCATGTGGAAGAGTCAGAGGCTGCTAGTGAACCGCTTCCatcgcaggcagacacacaggcagtgtGTGGACCTGCAGTGGGGGCGGCTGACCAGCAGAGGGGGCAGTCACACTCGGCTGCGTCAACAGAGGAAGATGTGGGGGCGATGATACAGGAAACAGAAGCTGGACCTGAACCAGAGCTCCGTCCCGGAGACACAGCGGGAGTGACTGTGTGCTACGTCCCagtgacagaaggagaggaggggtgtgaagAGGAGGCCATGGATGTTGCTGCATCATCACGTGGCCACAGCCCGGAGCTGCATGTAGATGTCTGCCATCTTGTTCTGAGTGAGGAAGAAGGGGATCTGGAAAAGGTGTTGGTGGAGGGGAAGGCCCAgcggggggaggtggtggtggtggtggaggaggaggaggaggaggaggaggagaaggcagttgcagaagaggagaagcagaaagaggTGGTGGTGTTAGAGGAAGAGGTGTtggaggagaagcagcaggagaaggaggtgatgttggaggaggaggaggtcatggTTGAAGAAAAGAAGCAAGAAGAGGTGGTGGTGATagaccaggaagaggaggatgttgTGGTGttggaggagcagcagcaggaggacgTGGTGGTTGAGAGGAAGGAGGCACAGGTGGCAGTGttgaaggagcaggaggaggtggctgAAGAGGAGAACCAGGAGGAGGTGAATGTGGTGATTGAGAAGAAGGTGGACAgtgtgttggtggtgatggaggagatggaggtgtcTGTTTCAGCACCTGAGGCTCTCGAGGCGGGTTCGGAAGCCGCTATCCTgccccctcagcccctcctacccccccagcccctcctccctgactccatCCAGGTGAACTCCAGCCAGCAGCTCAAAGTTGTCGTGTCAGAGGTCACAGAGCAGCCCCACGACTCCATCATCGTCCAGAAGGTGAAGgtggtcagccttctggacagcagcgaggacgaggaagaggaagagtcagggcatgaggaggaagaggaggataatGAAGACCTTGCCGGACCCTCGCAGAGTGTGCCTGTCTCTGACGGTCTGTTTGTGATTGACACACGGCCGGGCCAACGGGATGGACGGTTTTACCAAGAGACCCAGGAAGAGGCGGCGACGGCtgcagaggatgaggaagagttTGTGGATGAAGATGGTGACGATGAGGAGGATGACGATGACAGAGCGCTCTTCACCATCAAGAGCCAGAACACGTGAGTGTCTGCACCAGGACATGTTTGGCTACGTTTCACCCTGGGGGTcctttgtatttattttctcttAGATGTCACATTTCACAAGCACGCATGTCAGCCATCACATTCATTTGCATACAGGGAGTTAAGAATtcacagtacagacacacacatacatgctgtgTCCCTGAGGTGAGTGTGTTCGCAGGATGGAGCTGTCTAGCCGTATCGACACAGGCCTCAGAGCCCGGCAGCTGGGAGGTTTGTACGTCTGTTTCGATGGCGGCAAACCAAAGAGCGCGTCCAGCAACAACCCCCAGAAGAAGAAGCAGAAGAGCAACGACCAGGTGAGTCGCTCACCTGGTATCAAGGGGCCGAGTTGGAAAGAAATACTAGACTTCTTAAAGGAGGGTTTAATCTCATGAACtatcaaatgtttttattttgttcattttcaaaACCTGACTTCACTGGTGCCTTTTAAAGTGCCAATATATCAGGAATTTATACCTTTTAAAGTGTGGTTAATTTTTTTTTCAGTCACCTCTGGCAGTAAGGCATAGAAAAGCATGCATTGCTTAACTTCAAATATCAGTCTAACGTGGTACTGAAACTTCCTGTGTGGTTAGGTGATGAAGAAGAGTGTGATTGGTCCAGAGTTTGAGAAGCAGGACGCGGTTCCTCCGTACAGCGAGTCCAAGCAGGCCTCGAAGCTGAAGCGCAAGGTGAGTCTTGGAGAAGATCAGCTTCGACTGACATTTAGTCAACAGTGGGAGAACTACAAATAGTTTAATCCTGTACCCTGCCACCTTGGACAGGTTTTTAAAGTCTTAAAAATATTTAGCTATCCTAAAAACGATATAGGTTCCGTGCAAgataaaagactgatgtatggTGTTGTATACTATCTCTCCCACTTTCAGGCGGAAAGGGAGAAGACCACAGGAGACGGCTGGTTCAACATGAGGGCTCCTGAGATGACCACGGAGCTGAAGGGAGACCTCAAAGCCCTGAAGATGCGAGCAGCCATGGACCCCAAGAGATTCTACAAGAAGAACGACCGTGACGGATTCCCCAAGTATTTCCAGGTCAGAGTTCAACTGCTCTCAGCTCTGCCTCGATGGCGTTCTCTGTGGCCCGggttcccagacatggattaaaacCCTAGTCCTAGCCTAAAAATATTTTCGATGGAAATCATTGAGTGCTTCTCTTACTTTAGGACAAGGCTAATCCATATCTGGGGAAACTGGGCCTATGGGTTTAATACCTTTAACttactgtgggtgtgtgttacaTGCTTCAGATGGGCACGGTGGCGGACAGTCCTGTGGATTTCTATCACTCCCGGATCCCCAagaaggacaggaagaggaccatggtggaggagctgctggCTGATGCAGAGTTCAGACAGTATGTTCCATGTCTGCATGTCAGACCTCTTACCTCCAGCCACAGGGTGGTGCTGTTCCACCATCTTTGCAGTTCACCTTTATACACAAAGCATTCAAAGATTCTTTCATTTACAATCGGTCATTTACTCGTTTAATGTTTCACAGATGTAAAATGCTCCGtgttgatgtttttgtctcctttgcCCTCTAGCACTAACAAGAAGAAGTATCAACAGATCATGACAGAGAAGGCTGCTGTGGGGGCTGGCAGAAAAAGGAACAGatttttgaaaaagaaaaagaaatgacCCTATAAACAGTGTGGTGTAATAAAGATAAAGATATTATCCAGAGTTTGTACCTTTTTTGTACAAGACGCTGCAGCTTGTATTTGGGCAGACAACACTAGAGAGGAGTGTTACTGGAAACATTGCTTATGAGTTCACAAcacgtgtcacacacacacaggagaaaccCTGTGATGTTTAGGCTCAGGTGTACATAAACaaactttttatatatatatcaattGTGAAAATGGAAATACAAATATGACTACTATGAAATACAACTATGTACTAAGACAAATGTACTGCTGTTTTAAAAGTGATGGTATGGTGATGTAGACAACATTTTAGAAAATGTTATGACCAATACAAGTAACTGGTTTCGGTTATCTGAAGCTTATTTTGTAATGAGCATGTTGTCCATTTCTACTTGCATCTGTCCAATAAACATCTGTTTAACCAGCATTTAGCCTTACTGTTCATCcacatgcacagaaacacatttcccccaaaacacccatgctaacccctttggtgatttccatccaaaacacacatgataacccctttggtcattttcacatccaaaacacacatgctaacccctttggtcatttccatccaaaacacacatgctaacccctttggtgatttccatccaaaacacatgctaacccctttggtcatttccccatccaaaacacacatgctaacccctttggtgatttccatccaaaacacacatgctaacccctttggtcattttcacatccaaaacacacatgctaacccctttgg
The sequence above is drawn from the Osmerus eperlanus chromosome 24, fOsmEpe2.1, whole genome shotgun sequence genome and encodes:
- the dnttip2 gene encoding deoxynucleotidyltransferase terminal-interacting protein 2, translated to MVATRRGGRACSPTKSDFDESADVSATPSSCRRTGRRTANREQTASQLPVAPVGADGEEGVPATPLQDQRTRASRLQSHRLDSTHEADVSDSESCCSAASDVDHPILRRGRRKTPGRSSNPCVDLSDVDSCSSASRVGPLARRGTKRAAGSGQSDSIPVESEEEGKDSCGSAVSDTQRVTRSLRRSTIARSLATRRAEDAGDVSDGDSCASSLSAAPSSSRRPARGRTGRPAQPIPMHLEEASDLPRSPTPSRRTRTPVADPGAWDSEGFESGPSVTPRRSTRKRTAHRYACSGTTDSDDSLNVSPSVSTSRGRGIPCSSSSSKAVSVTRLSVVVERTIVSVTEERRRGLEEGACHLGKLSVSRGAEEESVLEDSKLDATIGPEDVTLTLEEEEEVVIDLIDQEETDAPQGFCLAEESQRGSVIISGEAHVEESEAASEPLPSQADTQAVCGPAVGAADQQRGQSHSAASTEEDVGAMIQETEAGPEPELRPGDTAGVTVCYVPVTEGEEGCEEEAMDVAASSRGHSPELHVDVCHLVLSEEEGDLEKVLVEGKAQRGEVVVVVEEEEEEEEEKAVAEEEKQKEVVVLEEEVLEEKQQEKEVMLEEEEVMVEEKKQEEVVVIDQEEEDVVVLEEQQQEDVVVERKEAQVAVLKEQEEVAEEENQEEVNVVIEKKVDSVLVVMEEMEVSVSAPEALEAGSEAAILPPQPLLPPQPLLPDSIQVNSSQQLKVVVSEVTEQPHDSIIVQKVKVVSLLDSSEDEEEEESGHEEEEEDNEDLAGPSQSVPVSDGLFVIDTRPGQRDGRFYQETQEEAATAAEDEEEFVDEDGDDEEDDDDRALFTIKSQNTMELSSRIDTGLRARQLGGLYVCFDGGKPKSASSNNPQKKKQKSNDQVMKKSVIGPEFEKQDAVPPYSESKQASKLKRKAEREKTTGDGWFNMRAPEMTTELKGDLKALKMRAAMDPKRFYKKNDRDGFPKYFQMGTVADSPVDFYHSRIPKKDRKRTMVEELLADAEFRHTNKKKYQQIMTEKAAVGAGRKRNRFLKKKKK